The Methylomarinum sp. Ch1-1 genome contains the following window.
GGGGGAATGTGACTCTGGAAAGCCGTTTGTTATGCGCATTGGGAAGGAATCAGGTCGATATCTTGTTTTTGTCCGGGCGCAATAGCCAGCGTGGCACGATGTCGTTTTCGCATAAGCATAATGATGCCAAGCGCCGCTTGACTCAGTATAAAGTAAGCTTGGGGCAGGAATTGCAGCGTAATTTGGCGACAGGGTTGGTGTTGGCTAAACTGGAAAAACAGTTGCAAATGCTAGAAAGCTGCTTGTCTAAACGGCCAGATTTGAGAAAGACTTTCACGAGTGCAATACGGTCTCTGCAGGTGAACCGACGGGGGATCATGGAACAGAACGAGGGTGTGGCGTCAGTGGCGCAATTGCGAGGTTATGAAGGTGCGGCCGCAGCCGCTTATTTTTCCGCATTCACTCAATTGTTTAGCCCTAAGTTGGGTTTTAACGCTCGTAATAAGCGGCCGCCCACCGATCCGGTGAATGCCTGTCTATCGCTGGGCTACACTTTACTGCATTTTGAAGCGGTCGGTGTTTGCTATATGGTTGGTTTGGAGCCCATGCTGGGGTTTTATCATGAACCCGCATTCGGCAGGGAATCGCTGGCTTGTGATCTGATCGAGCCGCTCAGGCCTCGTCTGGATGCATTGGTCTGGTCGTTGTTCCGGGACCGAAAGCTTCGGGTCGAGCAGTTTGTTTTTGAAAATAAGCGTTGCTTGTTGAATAAGGACGGTCGCAAGGTTTTTTATGCCGAATATGAACGGTTTGCTCATCCGGTACGGCGCCTGCTTCGTTTGCAGGGTCATAGTTTGGCGCGCTTTTATCTGCAAGCCGAAAAAGGTGTGTCGCCATGAAGCCGCTTTATGTGCAAGGCAAGGCCGGGATCAAGGTGGAATTTGATGATCCGGCTTTAGCGGTCAGTGTGCCGGATAAGTCGCGTCAGCTGTTTCCGCTTGCCAGGGTTTCTCGAGTGATTGTTTCAGGTTCCGTGGATTGGTCGATGGCGGCGTTGTTTGCTTGTGCGGATGCCGGCATCTCTGTAATTTTTTTGACTGACGGCGGTAAGGTCCGTAGCCGTTGGTTAGGAAGTTTGCGCAACCGACAGAGTTTTATGCAAAATTTGCAGGAAATGCTGCAAAAAACCGATGCCGAGGTGTTTTATCGAAACTGGTATGCCGGCATGCAACGGATGGCGGTCAGAAGCACGGCGCGACGCTTGGGTTTTTCCGATTGGCAATTAGCGGATGCGGACTGTTTTAATGGCTGGTTGGACGATTATCTGGATGCGGAATGGTCGGCTGTCGTTGGCAGGTTCAACGGAATGTTGGTGAGTGCGGTGTTGCAATATCTGGGCGATTTGGGACTGGATTCTGGCGATGATTCTGTCGCGGGCGAACGGTTCTTTTTGGCGGATGATTTGGCGGCTTTGCTGTTGTGGGATTTTTATCCTCCATTGGTTTGCTTGCGGAAACAATCGGGTGTTTGTCCTGATCATGCCGGCTTGGTGGTATTGTTCGAACGGCGAAAACAGCGCATCGAACATTTATTGCGCGGTTTGCTGAATAAGCTGCACCAATGTTTAAGAGAGAACAGATAATGGCGATCAATAAACAACAACAGTATTTGGTGATTTATGATATTGCCGATCCCAAACGTTTGGGAAAAACTCATCGCTTGCTAAAAAAACAAGGCCTGCCGGTGCAATATTCGGTGTTTTCGGTGGTGGCGAGCGGTTCTGGAATCAAGCATTTGTTACAAAGCATCGAAGAGATTATTAACGAAAAAGAAGATGACGTGCGCTGTTATGCCTTGCCGGCTAATATCGACTGTAAAACGATAGGCAGACAGTATTTTCCGGACGATATTGCCTTGTTCAGCAATGGGGTTGCAAGGCTGTTGGTTTAAACGCCCTCATTATGTAAGTTACTTGTATTTCTTTCTCAAACGCCGGGCAAGGCCGGTTCAGTCGGTCGGCATTTTTTCCCGCAATTTCAGGAAGCGTTGGTAGCGGGCCATCGAAATTTCGTTGTTTTCCGCCGCCACTTTGACCGCGCAGCCCTTGTCGTTGACATGGCGGCAGTTGTGGAAGCGGCAGAGGTCGAGCAGAGGCTGGAATTCCCGATAGCCCCAGGCCAGCTGGCGTTCGGTCAAGCCTGCCAGGCCGAAGATGGCGACGCCGGGGCTGTCGATGAGATCGCCGCCGTCGGGCAGATGATACAGCGTCGCCGCGGTCGTCGTGTGGCGGCCGTGGCGCGTGGTTGCGGATATGGTGTTGGTTTTCAGTTCCTTGTCGGGAATCAAGGTGTTGGTCAGCGAGGACTTGCCGACGCCCGATTGGCCGGCGAAAATGCTGACATGGCCGTTCAAGGCCTGTTTCAGTTCGGCGATGCCGATATTGTCGGCGGCGCTGACCCGGTGCAGCGGATAACCCAGCGCTTGATAATACTGCAGTTCCCGCTCCAGATTTTCGTTGCGGTCCAGGTCGATTTTGTTGAACACCAGCACCGCATCGATGTTGCGGTTTTCGCAGATCGCCAGATATTGGTCGATCAGCAAGAAGTCGGCGGCCGGCTCGCTGGCGAACACGACGTAGACGTTGTCGATATTGGCGGCGACCGGCCGTGTCTTGCCGTTGCGGCTGGGCCGCATCAGCAGGGAGCGTCTGGGCAGGATTTCTTCGATCCGGCCCTGGTCGGCCGAGGCGAGGGAAAACAGCACACGGTCGCCGACTGCGACGGTCTCGATTTTACGCCGGGTCTGACAGAGAAATAGCTGTTCGCCGGCTTCGACGGCAATTCCCTTGCCCAGGTGCGACAGCA
Protein-coding sequences here:
- the rsgA gene encoding ribosome small subunit-dependent GTPase A, which codes for MNTLQEGLVLSHLGKGIAVEAGEQLFLCQTRRKIETVAVGDRVLFSLASADQGRIEEILPRRSLLMRPSRNGKTRPVAANIDNVYVVFASEPAADFLLIDQYLAICENRNIDAVLVFNKIDLDRNENLERELQYYQALGYPLHRVSAADNIGIAELKQALNGHVSIFAGQSGVGKSSLTNTLIPDKELKTNTISATTRHGRHTTTAATLYHLPDGGDLIDSPGVAIFGLAGLTERQLAWGYREFQPLLDLCRFHNCRHVNDKGCAVKVAAENNEISMARYQRFLKLREKMPTD
- the cas1 gene encoding CRISPR-associated endonuclease Cas1; the protein is MSTLYLDRKGLALKLDGHAMALYENDVKRGTIPFRMLEKVVVRGNVTLESRLLCALGRNQVDILFLSGRNSQRGTMSFSHKHNDAKRRLTQYKVSLGQELQRNLATGLVLAKLEKQLQMLESCLSKRPDLRKTFTSAIRSLQVNRRGIMEQNEGVASVAQLRGYEGAAAAAYFSAFTQLFSPKLGFNARNKRPPTDPVNACLSLGYTLLHFEAVGVCYMVGLEPMLGFYHEPAFGRESLACDLIEPLRPRLDALVWSLFRDRKLRVEQFVFENKRCLLNKDGRKVFYAEYERFAHPVRRLLRLQGHSLARFYLQAEKGVSP
- the cas2 gene encoding CRISPR-associated endonuclease Cas2; translation: MAINKQQQYLVIYDIADPKRLGKTHRLLKKQGLPVQYSVFSVVASGSGIKHLLQSIEEIINEKEDDVRCYALPANIDCKTIGRQYFPDDIALFSNGVARLLV
- a CDS encoding CRISPR-associated endonuclease Cas1; this translates as MKPLYVQGKAGIKVEFDDPALAVSVPDKSRQLFPLARVSRVIVSGSVDWSMAALFACADAGISVIFLTDGGKVRSRWLGSLRNRQSFMQNLQEMLQKTDAEVFYRNWYAGMQRMAVRSTARRLGFSDWQLADADCFNGWLDDYLDAEWSAVVGRFNGMLVSAVLQYLGDLGLDSGDDSVAGERFFLADDLAALLLWDFYPPLVCLRKQSGVCPDHAGLVVLFERRKQRIEHLLRGLLNKLHQCLRENR